From one Liolophura sinensis isolate JHLJ2023 chromosome 10, CUHK_Ljap_v2, whole genome shotgun sequence genomic stretch:
- the LOC135476984 gene encoding tryptophan decarboxylase-like, translated as MERQYEAEERRQLRDIADKWEYTEDEAMQNNALKALADYTKLFLSRMKNPEIQSSKREHWPSATSNRGNEVNGTSEISIPHRFNPSIQFQNEGSRQTKRLESIMQIGNDPLRLEELIRVFDQHVVRSGSCDIELSVLRWVNDIIGYPEQARGCTVSGTSMGAIVAFSTARHVKLADSSQFRRSVVYMTDLAHFSHTRALRVVGLADVIVRHVPTVKYRMDSRKLEKQIMEDREAGLYPFMVVGTVGTTGLGTIDPLGDISEVAQKHGLWFHVDAAIGGCLMLDEAVKKRCEGINMSDSVALDFHKSLSAPYGSAAVLVRDGKLLKWAMARDSAPFISDSTDEDGYSPTDFGFELTRPFRAFPVWFMLKSLGTEMIKTALREKVRLTKYAFKSIRDMADVVTCTEPDLTVIAFRYFQPGSEDGNDVTRKWHELIAKEGQVCMTPTTADGLFYIRLCILSFRSHIEDVDIALSAIRRNLDVILREKDIFVTRL; from the exons ATGGAACGTCAATATGAAGCGGAAGAGAGACGGCAGCTCCGTGATATCGCCGACAAGTGGGAATATACAGAGGATGAGGCCATGCAGAACAACGCACTAAAAGCTTTGGCAGACTATACAAAACTTTTCCTGAGCCGTATGAAAAACCCTGAGATTCAATCGTCCAAGAGGGAACATTGGCCATCAGCTACTTCAAACCGTGGTAATGAGGTCAACGGTACATCTGAAATTTCAATACCACATCGTTTCAACCCAAGTATTCAGTTTCAAAATGAAGGAAGCAGACAAACTAAAAGGCTAGAAAGTATAATGCAGATTGGAAATGACCCACTAAGATTAGAGGAGTTGATACGTGTGTTTGACCAGCACGTTGTACGCTCAG GTAGCTGTGACATTGAATTGAGTGTACTAAGATGGGTGAATGACATCATCGGATATCCCGAGCAAGCCCGAGGATGCACAGTCTCCGGAACCTCCATGGGGGCTATAGTGGCTTTCTCCACAGCCCGCCATGTTAAACTGGCGGACAGCAGCCAGTTCCGTAG ATCGGTGGTGTACATGACAGACCTAGCACACTTTTCCCATACAAGAGCTCTGCGAGTTGTTGGCCTGGCGGACGTTATTGTAAGACATGTGCCTACCGTGAAATACAGAATGGATTCCAGAAAACTGGAAAAGCAGATAATGGAAGACCGAGAG GCCGGGTTGTATCCCTTTATGGTGGTTGGCACAGTCGGCACTACCGGCCTGGGAACGATCGACCCACTGGGAGATATCAGCGAGGTGGCCCAGAAACACGGTCTGTGGTTTCACGTGGATGCTGCTATTGGAGGGTGCCTGATGTTAGACGAGGCTGTGAAGAAGCGATGTGAAG GGATAAACATGTCCGACTCTGTGGCATTGGATTTTCACAAATCCCTCTCGGCCCCATATGGATCGGCCGCCGTGCTTGTACGGGATGGGAAACTTTTGAAGTGGGCAATGGCAAGAGACAGCGCCCCGTTTATTTCAGATTCAACTGACGAGGACGGTTATTCACCGACTGACTTCGGTTTCGAGTTGACCCGACCCTTCAGAGCATTTCCGGTGTGGTTTATGTTGAAGAGTCTGGGCACAGAGATGATTAAAACGGCGTTGCGAGAAAAAGTGCGACTAACGAAATACGCCTTCAAATCAATTCGTGATATGGCCGATGTTGTCACGTGCACGGAGCCCGATCTGACTGTCATCGCCTTCCGGTACTTTCAACCTGGCAGTGAAGACGGAAATGACGTCACGCGCAAATGGCACGAGCTGATAGCCAAGGAGGGACAAGTCTGTATGACACCGACAACAGCAGACGGCTTGTTCTACATCCGGTTATGCATTTTGTCCTTCCGTTCCCACATCGAGGATGTTGACATCGCATTGTCCGCCATCAGGAGGAACTTAGATGtcattttaagagaaaaagacattttcgTTACAAGACTTTAA